In Archaeoglobus profundus DSM 5631, the sequence AGAGGGAAATGCCACCGATCGTTAAGGTGAGAGATCTAATTCTTAAATAGATTTTATCAGATTTTTCCCATCTATTCTCTCTGGCATCGAATTAGCTTCGAAACGTCTCAAATTCGTTCAGAATGACGTGTGCAACCACCCTGATCGACGGCTTGAGCTTTTCATTCTCTGCAACCTTCCTTATATCGTCCAAATACGGTTCCACGATTCTCGAATCGTTCGAAATCATGTTCAAGAAAACCTTTGCTGCATTCCACCTTACCTCCCAGTTTCTATCTTTTATCAGTTCGATGAGCTTAGGAATTAGACTTGATAAGGCATTAGGCTTTGAGATGGCGATGTCTGACAGAGCAAGCAAAGCATAGCTTTTCATATCGTCACTTTCAAGTAGATTGGCAATCCTACTTACCGTTTCGGAATCCACAACTTCAGGGTACCTTAAAGAGAGCTTACCTAGGATGATAGAAGCGTAAACGGATTCAAAATCGTTTCCTACCAAGTTTTTAAAGTCCTCGACATAATCCAAGAGAACTTCCGGCTTTTCTTGACTTATCTTAAGCAGTAGATCGAATGCTATACGCCTCGTAAGTTTTTTCTCCTTCAGAATTTCGATTACCTTGGGTATGTAAGGTTTCAAACTTTCAAAATCGATGTTCTGCATCTTGTAGAGGGCGAGCCACTTTTCATCATCGTTACCTTCGAGCATCCTAGCGAGTTCTTCCATAACACAACTTAAGTCCAACAAGATAAATATTTTCAACAGAGTTTAAGACCTGATTTGGTGGATTACTCGGATTTGTTCTGCCCACACTGTGGAAGGCTAAGGAAGAAATGTGTATGTCAGAGTGATACGAGGAGAAGGAACTTGGAATTACTGAGGAGAGTAGCTGGGGACAGAGAGGATCTGAGGCCGATATTCGACTGTGAGGATGAGATAGTCTATTACACAATCTTTCAGCCAAAAGACCCTTACCCGACAATTCCCATTGAATCTGCTAACATACTTAAGCCTCTTGAGGAGGC encodes:
- a CDS encoding HEAT repeat domain-containing protein, coding for MEELARMLEGNDDEKWLALYKMQNIDFESLKPYIPKVIEILKEKKLTRRIAFDLLLKISQEKPEVLLDYVEDFKNLVGNDFESVYASIILGKLSLRYPEVVDSETVSRIANLLESDDMKSYALLALSDIAISKPNALSSLIPKLIELIKDRNWEVRWNAAKVFLNMISNDSRIVEPYLDDIRKVAENEKLKPSIRVVAHVILNEFETFRS